A genomic segment from Bacillus rossius redtenbacheri isolate Brsri chromosome 5, Brsri_v3, whole genome shotgun sequence encodes:
- the LOC134532348 gene encoding alpha-tocopherol transfer protein-like — MALLPPSPKTQKKLKEALYQDPDTTARDVQHIKDWLAKQPHLPPVNDDVWLERFLYGCKYRLAKCKAVLDMYYTVRGAVPELYSNRDPLDSDVVQMSKTVFVSPVPRLTPAGRRLTFLGLLDADPARWDLQAQARRSLMLADLHLQLESCLGVEYVCDLQGVSLAHVARSPPALVRRFLLCFQDAFPVRIKGLHFINAPVFVDAILSVFKPFLKEKIRNRIHIHSSLESLYDLFPRDMLPNEYGGQAGSVREMNDWWQNKMVEMRDWFLSEQDKKADEQKRLGKIANGENLFGLDGSFKTLAID; from the exons ATGGCCCTGCTACCACCATCTCCAAAAACCCAGAAGAAGCTGAAAGAGGCACTGTATCAAGATCCAGACACAACTGCTCGGGATGTACAACACATTAAGGACTGGCTTGCAAAGCAACCACACTTACCGCCAGTAAATG ATGATGTCTGGCTGGAGAGGTTCCTGTACGGGTGTAAGTACAGGCTGGCGAAATGCAAGGCAGTCTTGGACATGTACTACACAGTGAGGGGAGCAGTGCCCGAACTATACAGCAATCGTGATCCATTAGACAGTGATGTAGTTCAAATGTCAAAAACAGT GTTCGTCTCGCCCGTGCCGCGGCTGACGCCCGCCGGCCGCCGCCTCACCTTCCTGGGGCTGCTGGACGCGGACCCGGCGCGCTGGGACCTGCAGGCGCAGGCCAGGCGCAGCCTCATGCTGGCGGACCTGCACCTGCAGCTCGAGTCGTGCCTCGGCGTGGAGTACGTCTGCGACCTGCAGGGCGTCTCGCTGGCCCACGTGGCGCGCTCGCCGCCCGCGCTCGTCCGGCGGTTCCTGCTCTGCTTCCAG gatGCATTCCCAGTTAGAATCAAAGGGTTACATTTCATTAATGCTCCTGTCTTCGTAGATGCCATTTTATCCGTCTTCAAGCCATTTCTAAAGGAAAAAATAAGGAACAGA ATCCACATTCATTCCTCGCTGGAGTCACTGTATGACTTATTTCCAAGAGACATGTTACCAAATGAATACGGCGGACAAGCTGGGTCAGTACGTGAAATGAATG ATTGGTGGCAGAATAAAATGGTGGAAATGAGGGATTGGTTTCTCTCTGAACAAGACAAAAAGGCAGATGAGCAGAAACGACTGGGGAAAATAGCAAACGGCGAAAACCTTTTTGGTTTAGATGGTTCGTTCAAGACTCTGGCCATCGACTAG